A portion of the Paenibacillus marchantiae genome contains these proteins:
- a CDS encoding TlpA family protein disulfide reductase has protein sequence MKRNIYILLGVVLLVGIALAQNADNGIAAVFKQEEPMPTETGPKAGLLAPAFSLKAMDGKTYAVGGAKEKAIFVSFWASWCEPCKQEAPALNTLAAKYKDKLDLYGVNVTSYDKIRDAKAFVDEYKLTFPILLDEDGTAYAKYNGLAFPTNVLIDSRGVVQEIILGILPEKELERKIKELIAD, from the coding sequence ATGAAACGAAATATATACATACTGCTGGGTGTTGTTTTGCTTGTGGGCATTGCTTTGGCCCAAAATGCAGATAACGGAATCGCAGCCGTGTTTAAGCAAGAGGAGCCAATGCCGACGGAGACGGGGCCTAAAGCGGGTTTACTGGCACCAGCATTCTCTTTGAAAGCCATGGATGGGAAAACCTACGCTGTAGGTGGAGCCAAGGAAAAGGCCATCTTCGTCAGTTTCTGGGCATCCTGGTGTGAACCATGCAAGCAGGAAGCTCCTGCGCTCAATACATTGGCAGCAAAATACAAGGATAAACTGGATCTCTACGGTGTGAATGTAACTTCGTACGATAAAATCAGGGATGCCAAAGCTTTTGTAGATGAATACAAACTGACGTTCCCTATTCTGCTTGATGAAGACGGAACAGCATATGCCAAATATAACGGTTTAGCTTTTCCGACGAATGTACTGATTGATTCCCGAGGTGTCGTTCAGGAAATTATCTTGGGGATTTTGCCTGAGAAAGAGCTGGAGCGCAAAATCAAGGAGTTAATTGCGGATTAA